The genomic DNA ATACAAGCGTCAGTAATTTTATATGCCATTTTGAAATCCTCCCTTTTATATGTATTGTAATTCAATAACATTATAACAAATATTATTGAATATAACAATTAAATTAATTCTACAACAAAAACTTTATTATGATATTCTTGTTTTAAAGTTTTACAATAAAGTTTAATCTGCTTATATTTTTATTTGTTTTAAAGAAGTTTATTTTAAAAATAAAATTAAATTTAAAAAGTTATGTATTGATTATATTTAAAAATGTTATACTCTAAAAAAGTATATTTTATTTAAAAATTTATTAATACAAAGGAGATTTACTATGAAAAATAAATTAGTTTACATATGTATTATGAGTCTATTGCTATTTGTAGTAGGATGTTCTAATAATCCAAATAAGGAAAGTACCATTAAAAAAGACTCTAAGAATAACCAAAGCCAAGTTAAAGAAGAAAAAAGAGAACCTGTGAAAAAAGATATAACTATAAGTTTCGCTGGTGATGTAACTATGGGGAACTATAAAGGTTCATCATATTATGGCAGTTTTGACCATGAATTTAAAAGACAAGGAGAAGATTACAATTATTTTCTTAAAAATGTAAAACCTGTATTTGAAAAAGATGACTTAACAGTGGTTAATTTAGAAGGTCCACTTACTACAGCGTCAAATGCAAAAGAAAAAAAATTTGCATTTAAAGGAAAGCCTGGATATGTAAATATTTTAAAATCTGGAAGTGTAGAGGCAGTAAGTATTGCAAATAATCATTCAGAAGATTATTTTGAAGAAGGAATGAAAGATACACAGTTTATATTGGACGAGAATAAAATAAATTATTTTGGATTAGGGAAAGATGCTGTTGTAGATGTCAAAGGAATTAAAGTGGGTCTATTAGGGTATAATGGATTATCAACTGAATATAATGAAAAAAATTTAAAACAAATGGAAGATGATATTAAGTCCTTAAAAAAGAAATCGGATGTTGTTGTAGTGTACTTTCATTGGGGGATAGAATTAGATTATTATCCAGATAAAAAACAAAAAGATTTTGCTCATTATGCTATAGACAAGGGAGCAGATTTAGTTATGGGGTCTCACCCGCATGTGATTCAAGGAATAGAAAAGTATAAAAATAAGTATATAGCTTATAGTCTAGGGAATTTTTGCTTTGGAGGAAATAAGAATCCTTCTGATACAGATAGTTATATATATCAACAAACCTTTACTTTTTCAGATAATAAATTAACTTCAATTAAAGAGCCAAATATAATACCAACTTCAATAACATCTAGTAACTCCAGAAATAATTATCAACCAAAAGTATTGGATGGAAGTGAGAAGGATAGAGTTTTAAATAAACTTGAAAAAATAAGCAAAGATTTAAATAAATAAAATGTAAAAAAAAATAAATATATATATTTATTTTAATAATTTATATTTTGTTTAGGGTATGGTAAATCGTGGTATTAAATAAGTAGATTTTAATAGTTAAATTATAGTCAATTATAATAAAGCTATTTAATCTACTTTTTTAATATAAAAATATAAGGGGGAATTTGTAATGGCTTGTAACACTTGTAAAATGTGCGAAAGTGCAGACAAGAAATTAGAAAGTTTTGTAGCTTCAAAGGATGTTGAAACAGCATTTCATAGAACAGAAGATCAGAAAGTTAAGTGTGGTTTTGGACTTCAGGGGGTTTGTTGTAGACTCTGTTCAAATGGACCATGTAGAGTAACTCCTAAATCACCAAGAGGTATATGTGGAGCAGATGCAGACACTATAGTAGCAAGAAACTTTTTAAGAGCAGTAGCATCAGGAGCAGCTTGTTATTTACATGTGGTAGAAAATACAGCTAAGAATTTAAAAAATGTTGGAATAACTAAAGGTGTTGTTAAAGGAGAAAAAACATTAAATCAATTAGCAGAGATGTTTGGAATAGAAAGTGATGAAAAGTATGATAAATGTATAAAGGTTGCAGACAAAGTTATCAACGATTTGTATAAATCAAGAGATGATAAAATGGAATTAGTAGAAAAAATAGCTTATGCACCTAGAGTGAAAAAGTGGAAAGAGTTAGGTATAATGCCTGGTGGTGCAAAGTCAGAAGTTTTTGATGCAATAGTAAAATCATCAACAAATTTAAATAGTGACCCAGTAGACATGCTAGTTAATTGTTTGAACTTAGGTATATCAACAGGATTATATGGTCTTACACTAACTAATCTTTTAAATGATGTTATGTTGGGAGAACCAGTTATAAGAATGGCTCCTGTAGGATTTAATGTAATAGACCCAGACTACATAAATATAATGATAACAGGCCATCAACATTCAACATTTGCAAATTTCCAAGATAGATTAAAAGATGAAGATGTTATAAAATTAGCTCAATCTGTTGGTGCAAAAGGCTTTAAGCTAGTAGGATGTACATGTGTTGGTCAAGATTTACAATTAAGAGGAGAACATTATCAAGAAGTATTTGCTGGACATGCAGGTAACAATTTTACAAGTGAGGCTGTTTTATCAACTGGAGCAATAGATATAGTTCTTTCAGAATTTAACTGTACTATACCAGGGCTTGAACCAATAGCAGATAAATATAAAGTAAAAATGGTTTGTTTAGATGATGTTGCTAAAAAAGCGAATGCAGAATACATAGGTTTAGACAGAAGTAAATTAGATGAACTTAGTAACACTTTAATAGAAAAAGCATTGGAGTCTTATAAGGAGAGAAGAGGAAGTATTGAAATAGATATACCAAAAGACCATGGATTTGAACAATCTTTAACTGGTGTAAGTGAAAAGAACCTGAAAGCGTTTTTAGGAGATTCATGGAAACCTCTTATTAATTTAATTGCAGAAGGAAAAATTAAAGGTGTTGCAGCTGTTGTAGGATGTTCAAATATGACAGCAGGAGGACATGATGTAAATACTGTTGAACTTACTAAAGAATTGATTAAAAAAGATATAATAGTACTATCTGCAGGATGTTCTACTGGAGGATTAGAAAATGTTGGTCTTATGTCACCTGGAGCAGAAGAATTAGCAGGAGAAAACTTAAAAGAAGTATGTAAGACTTTAGGAATACCACCAGTATTAAACTTTGGACCATGTCTAGCTATAGGAAGACTAGAAATAGTAGCAACAGAATTAGCAGCTGAACTTGGAATTGACCTACCACAATTACCATTAGTGCTTTCAGCTCCACAATGGTTGGAAGAACAAGCATTAGCTGATGGAGCGTTTGGTCTTGCCCTTGGCTTACCTCTTCATTTAGCTTTACCTCCATTTATAACAGGAGGAAAATTGGTGACAGAAGTATTAACAGAAAAATTAAAAGACTTAACAGGAGGACATGTTATAGTGAATCCAGACCCTAAATCTTCAGCTAATCAATTAGAAGAAATAATAATAGATAGAAGAAAAAATTTAGGGTTAAAGGATGTGGAATGCAATGCATAGAATTTTTATAAATAAAGATTTATGTACAGGATGTAAGAGCTGTGTACTAGCATGTATGCTAAAACACAATAAAGATTATGACATGTACACTCTTGATTTAGAAAATATAGATAATGATAGTAGAGGGCATATAGAATTAGATAGTAAACATAATAATCCAGTTCCAATTCTTTGTAGACACTGTGATGAACCTGAATGTGTATTAGCATGTATGAGTGGTGCAATGCATAAAGATAGTGAAAGTGGAATCGTTTCATATGATGAAGAGAAATGTGGTTCATGTTATATGTGTGTAATGTCTTGTCCATATGGATTATTAAAGCCAGATGATAGAAGCAAGCAGAACATACTTAAATGTGATTTATGTAAAGATGAGGAGTATCCTAGATGTGTAGCTAATTGCCCAAGTGGAGCAATTGAATTACAGAAGGAGGAAAATGATGAATTATGTAGTGTTAGGAGCTAGTGCAGCTGGTATAAATGCAGTAAAAACATTAAGAGAATTAGATAAAGATTCAAATATAGTAGTAATTTCTAAAGATGAAAACGTATACTCAAGATGTATGTTGCATCACGTTATATCTGAACACAGAACTTTAAAACAAATAAATTTTGTTGATGAAGATTTTATGGAGCAAAATAATGTAAAATGGATTGCAGGTAAGACTGTTAAAGGTATAGACATAAATAAAAAGGTAGTTCAGACAGAAGACATTACTGTAAATTATGATAAACTTTTAATAGCTACAGGTGCATCTTCTGCTATTCCTCCTATAAAAAATTTAAGAGATGGAAATTTTGTATATTCTGTGAGAAACATAGATGATATTTATAAAATAAAAGAAAAAGCACAAAATTCTAAAAATGTAGTTATAATAGGTGCTGGTTTAGTTGGTATAGATGCATTAGTGGGATTATTTAAATATGAGCAGTTAAATATTTCTGTAGCTTTTATGGAAAAGTACATTTTAGATAGACAATTGGATGAATATACAGCATCAGTGTATGAAAATAAGTTCAAAGAAAAAGGTGTAAAATTTTACCCAAGTGCATCAATACAAGAAATTGTATTGGATAACAGTAAGAATGTTACAGGTGTTGCATTTTCAAATGGTGAAGTTTTAGATGCAGACATGGTAATTGTAGCTACAGGGGTTAAACCAAATGCTGACTTTTTAGATGGAACAGGAATAGAATATGATAGAGGTATAATAATAGATGATATGTGCCAAACAACACAAAAAGACATATATGCAGCAGGAGATGTTGTAGGTAAAAATGCTATTTGGCCTCTGGCAGTAAAGCAAGGAATTGTAGCTGCCTATAATATGGTTGGAAAAGATAAGAAGATAGAAGATGAATTTGCTTTTAAAAATAGTATGAATTTCATGGATATACCAACTATTTCTATAGGAATGAATACACCTGTAGATGATAGCTATAAAGTATTAACCAGACATGGAATTAATGATTATAAAAAGTTTGTTTTTAAAGATAATGTAATCTATGGAGCAGTTATACAAGGAGATATTTCATATGTAGGTGTATTAACTTATTTAATAAAAAATAAAGTTGAAATATATGATTTAGAAAATAGGATATTTGATATATGTTATGCAGACTTTTTTAATATAAAAGAAAATGGAGAATTTTGTTATAGTGTATAGTATATACGTGGAGTAAGGTTTATAAATACAGTAAATCAATAAATAGAGTTATTCTAAAATAAGAAAAATGACAAATCTTATTTAGAAATAGCTCTATTTTTTGTAATTAAATTTAAATTATATTCAATTTGTAAAATATTATTTTGAACAATTATACATATACTCTCTAGTTAGAGGTAAATCATTTTTTATACCTTTAGTGAAAAGTATTTGATGTATATCTATAATACCAGTGTTGAAAGCAGCAGCACAAGAACAAAGGTATAAATCCCACATTCTTATAAACTTATCATCAAACATTTCTTTAATCTTTGGAAGATTCTCAGAGAAATTTTTTTGCCAGTATAGTAAGGTTTTTACATAATGTAATCTTAGACTTTCTACGTCTATAGTATGATATTTGTAATCACTACAAATATGTATCATTTCTCTTAGGCTAGGAATAACTCCTCCTGGGAAAATATATTTTTTTATCCAAGGGTCTCCATAAGATTCCTGCAATCCACTTATATAGTGAAGTAAAAACAATCCACCATCTTTTAAAACAGCATTTACGTTTTTAATGAAAAGTTCATAGTTTTCTCTACCAACATGTTCAAGCATCCCAACGCTTACAACTCTATCAAACATAAGGTCTGATTTTTTTAATTCTCTATAGTCCATAAGTCTTACCTCAAGATAGTCTTGAAGGTTCTCTTCTTTAATTCTTGTGTTAAATTCCTTAAATTGCTCTTCGCTAAGTGTAATTCCAACGCCGTGAATTTTATATTTTTTTGCAGCTTCTATTAGTAAAAATCCCCAACCACAACCAATATCGAGAAGGCTCATACCTTCCTCTAAATTTAGTTTAGTTAATATGTGGTGAACTTTATTGACTTGAGCATCATAAAGAGTATCATTATCATTTCTAAAGTATGCACAAGAATAACTAAGTGTCTTATCTAACCATAAGCTATAAAAATCGTTGCCAATGTCATAGTGGGCATGTATTTCTTTCTTTTGATGTCTCATTGAATTTGATGAGTGCAATAGATGTTTTACAGCTGAATTATCAATATTGAATTTGTCTATTTGTTTTAAAAGTAGATTTAAAGTTAAGAATAAATCTCCCTCAACTTCAATGTCTCTATTTATGTAGGCTTCTCCAAGTGCTAAAGATGTACTTTTTAATAGTTCAGACTTGCTAATATCATTATTTACTATAACTTTGAACTGAGGGGAGCCCTCTCCAATTAGAAATTCTTCCTCATCTTTAAGCCTAACTAGAAATGGTGTTTCACCAAATCTCTCTAAATAGTCTTTTAAAAAATTTTTTGTAATATTCATATTACCAGCTCCTTCTAATGTAAATCCAGTAAGTTTCCCTGCTTAAAATATATTATAGTCCTTTTTTTAAAAAAGTAAAATTTTTTCAATAAATTTTTTATTTAAAGGAAATTTATTTTTTATAAAGAAATTTCATGTTGTAGTATATTTTTTGCTTATAAATTTTGGTACTGGATATAATATTAAACTGTTAATGATATAATAAATTTAATCTATAAAGTAAATAAAATTTTGTAATAAATAGTTAAAGCTATTTTATAAGGAGATATGTAGGATGGAAGTATATGCTTTGGTTGGGTCAAGTGGCACAGGGAAGAGCTTTAAGGCTTTAGAGTTCGCATATGAAAATGATATAGAATATATAATCGATGATGGGATTTTAATATACAAAAACAAGGTTTTAGCTGGGATATCGGCAAAACAAGCAAATACTACTATAGAAGCAGTTAAAAGGGCTATTTTTTATAATTTGGAGCATAGAGAAGAAGTTAGAGAAGCAATTAAAAAAGAAAATATAAGAAAAATTCTTATTATTGGGACATCAAAAAAAATGGTTAATCAAATTGTAGAGAGATTGTCAATTGGAAGGGTCTGTAAGTTTATAAATATACAAGATATAAGTACTAAATATGAGATAGAAATAGCAAAACAAGCTAGAAAAGAAGGAAATCATGTAATTCCTGTTCCAGCAGTTGAGATAAAAAGTATGGCAAGTGGTCTTAGTATAAATTCTTTGAAGAGACTTTTTAGAAAAGGAAATAATAGGAATATGGTAGTTTTAGAAAAAACAATTATAAGACCAACTTTTAGTTATATAGGAAAGTTTTATATTAGTGCTGATGTAATTAAACAGATTATTGAATATGAAGTATACAACTTTGGAAGCATTGATAGAATAAATAAAATCAATATAGAGAATTGCAATAATTTTATGAATATTTTTGTAAGTATAAATATCAATGATTTAGAAACTATAAAAAAAATTGAAGACATACAACAGACAATAAAAAAGTCTATTGAGAAAATGACTTTAGTTAATGTACAAAAAATAGATATTAACATTCATAAAATTAAAAAAATAAACTTCCTCCAATGTTAAAAAATAAACTGAGAAAATGATATACTAATTTGCAATAAAGTGTGCTATAATTAAACTGTAAATTTAGGAAATGGTTTTTTCTAAATGGAGTATACATAATTATAACGTA from Clostridioides difficile ATCC 9689 = DSM 1296 includes the following:
- a CDS encoding CapA family protein produces the protein MKNKLVYICIMSLLLFVVGCSNNPNKESTIKKDSKNNQSQVKEEKREPVKKDITISFAGDVTMGNYKGSSYYGSFDHEFKRQGEDYNYFLKNVKPVFEKDDLTVVNLEGPLTTASNAKEKKFAFKGKPGYVNILKSGSVEAVSIANNHSEDYFEEGMKDTQFILDENKINYFGLGKDAVVDVKGIKVGLLGYNGLSTEYNEKNLKQMEDDIKSLKKKSDVVVVYFHWGIELDYYPDKKQKDFAHYAIDKGADLVMGSHPHVIQGIEKYKNKYIAYSLGNFCFGGNKNPSDTDSYIYQQTFTFSDNKLTSIKEPNIIPTSITSSNSRNNYQPKVLDGSEKDRVLNKLEKISKDLNK
- the cooS gene encoding anaerobic carbon-monoxide dehydrogenase catalytic subunit, whose protein sequence is MACNTCKMCESADKKLESFVASKDVETAFHRTEDQKVKCGFGLQGVCCRLCSNGPCRVTPKSPRGICGADADTIVARNFLRAVASGAACYLHVVENTAKNLKNVGITKGVVKGEKTLNQLAEMFGIESDEKYDKCIKVADKVINDLYKSRDDKMELVEKIAYAPRVKKWKELGIMPGGAKSEVFDAIVKSSTNLNSDPVDMLVNCLNLGISTGLYGLTLTNLLNDVMLGEPVIRMAPVGFNVIDPDYINIMITGHQHSTFANFQDRLKDEDVIKLAQSVGAKGFKLVGCTCVGQDLQLRGEHYQEVFAGHAGNNFTSEAVLSTGAIDIVLSEFNCTIPGLEPIADKYKVKMVCLDDVAKKANAEYIGLDRSKLDELSNTLIEKALESYKERRGSIEIDIPKDHGFEQSLTGVSEKNLKAFLGDSWKPLINLIAEGKIKGVAAVVGCSNMTAGGHDVNTVELTKELIKKDIIVLSAGCSTGGLENVGLMSPGAEELAGENLKEVCKTLGIPPVLNFGPCLAIGRLEIVATELAAELGIDLPQLPLVLSAPQWLEEQALADGAFGLALGLPLHLALPPFITGGKLVTEVLTEKLKDLTGGHVIVNPDPKSSANQLEEIIIDRRKNLGLKDVECNA
- a CDS encoding 4Fe-4S dicluster domain-containing protein, with translation MHRIFINKDLCTGCKSCVLACMLKHNKDYDMYTLDLENIDNDSRGHIELDSKHNNPVPILCRHCDEPECVLACMSGAMHKDSESGIVSYDEEKCGSCYMCVMSCPYGLLKPDDRSKQNILKCDLCKDEEYPRCVANCPSGAIELQKEENDELCSVRS
- a CDS encoding NAD(P)/FAD-dependent oxidoreductase — its product is MNYVVLGASAAGINAVKTLRELDKDSNIVVISKDENVYSRCMLHHVISEHRTLKQINFVDEDFMEQNNVKWIAGKTVKGIDINKKVVQTEDITVNYDKLLIATGASSAIPPIKNLRDGNFVYSVRNIDDIYKIKEKAQNSKNVVIIGAGLVGIDALVGLFKYEQLNISVAFMEKYILDRQLDEYTASVYENKFKEKGVKFYPSASIQEIVLDNSKNVTGVAFSNGEVLDADMVIVATGVKPNADFLDGTGIEYDRGIIIDDMCQTTQKDIYAAGDVVGKNAIWPLAVKQGIVAAYNMVGKDKKIEDEFAFKNSMNFMDIPTISIGMNTPVDDSYKVLTRHGINDYKKFVFKDNVIYGAVIQGDISYVGVLTYLIKNKVEIYDLENRIFDICYADFFNIKENGEFCYSV
- a CDS encoding SAM-dependent methyltransferase; the encoded protein is MNITKNFLKDYLERFGETPFLVRLKDEEEFLIGEGSPQFKVIVNNDISKSELLKSTSLALGEAYINRDIEVEGDLFLTLNLLLKQIDKFNIDNSAVKHLLHSSNSMRHQKKEIHAHYDIGNDFYSLWLDKTLSYSCAYFRNDNDTLYDAQVNKVHHILTKLNLEEGMSLLDIGCGWGFLLIEAAKKYKIHGVGITLSEEQFKEFNTRIKEENLQDYLEVRLMDYRELKKSDLMFDRVVSVGMLEHVGRENYELFIKNVNAVLKDGGLFLLHYISGLQESYGDPWIKKYIFPGGVIPSLREMIHICSDYKYHTIDVESLRLHYVKTLLYWQKNFSENLPKIKEMFDDKFIRMWDLYLCSCAAAFNTGIIDIHQILFTKGIKNDLPLTREYMYNCSK
- a CDS encoding ATP-binding protein produces the protein MEVYALVGSSGTGKSFKALEFAYENDIEYIIDDGILIYKNKVLAGISAKQANTTIEAVKRAIFYNLEHREEVREAIKKENIRKILIIGTSKKMVNQIVERLSIGRVCKFINIQDISTKYEIEIAKQARKEGNHVIPVPAVEIKSMASGLSINSLKRLFRKGNNRNMVVLEKTIIRPTFSYIGKFYISADVIKQIIEYEVYNFGSIDRINKINIENCNNFMNIFVSININDLETIKKIEDIQQTIKKSIEKMTLVNVQKIDINIHKIKKINFLQC